One part of the Paramormyrops kingsleyae isolate MSU_618 chromosome 2, PKINGS_0.4, whole genome shotgun sequence genome encodes these proteins:
- the gal3st1a gene encoding galactosylceramide sulfotransferase, which translates to MIGKQGRQWRSICKGLVLGTLLTSCMILLYCLSAPQVQLNLQEVPVPYSCAHRPARTLQVSNSSQISLGLTGTCTPKVDVMFMKTHKTASSTLLNILFRFGEKHRLKFAFPNSRNDFFYPSLFQRSQVKDYRPGMCFNIICNHMRFNEPEVVKLLPSDTTYVSILRDPAELFESSFHYFGRLAPFTWKISAEDKLAEFLQDPWHYFDPEGYNSFYLKNLLFFDFGFDNTMESDDPRVDESIRSIAERFRLVMLVEYFEESLILLKDTLCWEMDDLLFFKLNARKGSTVSRLKPELRAQALEWNGIDWKLYQHFNATFWRKVDVYGRQRMAKDVEELRRRNKEMAAICIEGGQAVEAGSIQETAMQPWQPIGEKSIMGYNLKKNIDKKHRKLCRKMLTPELQYLTNLGVNLWITRLWGYVRDVINW; encoded by the exons ATGATAGGGAAGCAGGGAAGGCAGTGGAGGTCTATTTGCAAAGGACTGGTTCTTGGGACCCTGCTGACCAGCTGTATGATTCTCCTTTATTGCCTCTCTGCTCCTCAGGTTCAACTCAATCTCCAAGA GGTACCAGTGCCTTACTCCTGTGCACATAGACCCGCACGTACCCTACAAGTTTCAAACAGCTCCCAGATTTCCCTGGGGCTGACAGGCACTTGTACACCCAAGGTGGATGTCATGTTTATGAAGACCCACAAAACGGCCAGCAGCACTCTCCTGAACATCCTATTCCGTTTCGGGGAGAAACACCGGCTGAAGTTCGCCTTCCCTAACAGCCGCAATGACTTCTTCTACCCCTCACTCTTCCAGCGGTCACAAGTCAAGGACTACAGACCCGGAATGTGTTTCAACATCATTTGTAACCACATGCGTTTTAATGAGCCTGAGGTGGTCAAGCTGCTGCCCTCTGACACCACCTATGTCTCCATCTTGCGGGATCCTGCAGAGCTCTTTGAGTCCTCTTTCCACTACTTTGGTCGCCTAGCGCCCTTCACCTGGAAGATCTCCGCAGAGGACAAGTTGGCTGAATTCCTTCAGGACCCCTGGCACTACTTTGATCCCGAAGGCTACAACTCCTTCTACCTCAAGAATTTGCTTTTCTTTGACTTTGGGTTTGACAATACAATGGAGTCGGATGACCCACGAGTGGATGAGAGCATCCGGTCCATTGCAGAACGGTTTCGGTTGGTGATGCTGGTGGAATATTTTGAGGAGTCACTCATCTTGCTGAAGGACACTCTCTGCTGGGAGATGGATGACTTGCTGTTTTTCAAACTCAATGCCCGAAAGGGCTCCACGGTGTCCAGACTGAAGCCAGAACTGAGGGCCCAGGCACTGGAATGGAACGGCATTGACTGGAAGCTCTACCAGCATTTCAATGCAACTTTTTGGAGAAAGGTAGATGTTTATGGGCGACAGCGCATGGCCAAAGATGTGGAAGAGCTCAGGAGGAGAAATAAGGAAATGGCAGCGATCTGCATAGAAGGAGGTCAGGCTGTGGAGGCCGGTAGCATCCAGGAGACAGCCATGCAGCCATGGCAACCTATAGGGGAGAAGTCCATCATGGGGTACAACCTGAAAAAGAACATTGACAAGAAGCACCGTAAGCTTTGCCGAAAGATGCTCACCCCAGAGCTTCAGTATCTGACCAATCTGGGGGTCAACTTGTGGATCACAAGACTCTGGGGTTATGTGAGAGATGTTATCAACTGGTAG
- the pes gene encoding pescadillo: protein MGGLQKKKYESGSATNYVTRNKARKKLQLSLADFRRLCILKGIYPHEPKRKKKVNKGSTAPRTFYLVKDIRFLLHEPIVAKFREYKVFVRKLRKAYGKSEWGGVQRLRENKPVYKLDHIVKERYPTFIDALRDLDDALSMCFLFSTFARTGKCHVQTIQLCRRLSVEWMNYIVMSRSLRKVFLSIKGIYYQAEVLGQTVTWVVPYQFAHNHPTDVDYRVMATFTEFYTTLLGFVNFRLYQTLNLLYPPKLDSKAEVELKAEHEEDYAMDSESYLEKLSALSACLSRVIATVEEEEAEPDRFPVEGEDAEALVVREKEQKEQDSLKNLFEGLKFFLNREVPREPLAFLLRCFGAQVSWEKSLCIGSTYDVNDETITHQVVDRPNVDKKYINRYYIQPQWVFDCVNSRIRLPVEDYFPGVTLPPHLSPFVEHKEGDYVPPEKLRLMSLQRGERPEREQEEIEDEEDDDEGDDSQEDEDGGDDDGEEEEDDDDDMDDEEATDEKNLKLMEKQKSQGKALSVTVTPGKVKQENKMRLEQEEKAEEKRLAIMMMKKKEKYLYDKIVFGKKRKVREANKLAAKRKAHDDACKADKKKKKKKTTGRE, encoded by the exons ATGGGTGGTTTACAGAAAAAGAAG TACGAAAGTGGATCAGCCACCAACTACGTCACCAGGAACAAGGCTCGCAAGAAGCTGCAGCTAAGCTTAGCTGATTTCAG gcgcCTCTGTATCCTGAAGGGCATCTACCCCCATGAGCCGAAACGCAAGAAGAAAGTCAACAAGGGGTCTACCGCCCCACGCACCTTTTACTTGGTCAAAGACATCCGCTTCCTACTACATGAGCCCATTGTGGCAAAGTTTAGGGAGTATAAG GTCTTTGTTCGGAAGCTGCGGAAAGCTTATGGGAAATCAGAATGGGGTGGAGTTCAGAGGTTAAGGGAAAACAAACCTGTCTACAAACTTGACCACATTGTGAAGGAAAG GTACCCTACCTTCATTGATGCGCTCCGTGACCTGGATGACGCCCTCTCCATGTGCTTCCTGTTCTCGACCTTCGCCCGCACAGGGAAGTGTCACGTCCAAACCATCCAGCTGTGCCGCCGCCTGTCTGTGGAGTGGATGAACTACATTGTCATGTCTCGCTCTCTGAGGAAG GTGTTCCTCTCCATCAAGGGAATTTACTACCAAGCAGAGGTCCTCGGCCAGACTGTTACCTGGGTGGTTCCCTACCAGTTTGCCCATAAC CACCCGACGGATGTGGATTACAGGGTGATGGCCACCTTCACAGAGTTCTACACCACCCTCCTGGGCTTTGTCAACTTCCGCCTTTACCAAACTCTGAACCTGCTCTATCCCCCCAAG CTGGACAGTAAGGCTGAGGTGGAGCTGAAGGCTGAGCATGAGGAGGATTATGCCATGGACTCGGAGAGCTACTTGGAG AAACTCTCAGCGCTGAGTGCCTGTCTGTCGCGGGTCATCGCCACTgtcgaggaagaggaggcagaaCCTGACCGCTTTCCTGTGGAGGGG GAAGACGCTGAGGCCCTTGTGGTGCGGGAGAAGGAGCAGAAAGAGCAGGATTCCctaaaaaatctctttgaggGTCTGAAATTCTTCCTCAACCGGGAAGTTCCCCGGGAGCCCCTGGCCTTTCTGCTTAG GTGTTTTGGAGCTCAAGTGTCATGGGAGAAATCCTTGTGTATTGGCAGCACTTATGATGTCAATGACGAGACCATCACACACCAGGTCGTGGACAGACCCAATGTGGACAAGAAGTATATTAACAG ATACTACATCCAGCCCCAGTGGGTGTTTGACTGTGTCAACAGTAGGATACGTTTACCTGTCGAGGACTATTTTCCGGGGGTAACCCTGCCCCCACACCTGTCGCCGTTCGTGGAGCACAAGGAAGGTGACTATGTGCCACCAGAAAAATTGAGACTGATGTCCCTGCAGCGTGGGGAACGGCCAG AGCGAGAACAAGAGGAAATCGAAGATGAGGAAGATGACGACGAAGGTGATGACAGTCAGGAGGATGaagatggtggtgatgatgatggagaggaggaagaagatgatgatgatgatatggATGATGAAGAGGCAACAGATGAGAAAAACCTTAAGTTGATGGAGAAACAGAAATCCCAGGGCAAG GCATTGTCAGTCACAGTGACTCCTGGGAAGGTGAAACAGGAGAATAAAATGCgactggagcaggaggagaaagCAGAGGAGAAGCGTCTGGCCATCATGATGATGAAAAAGAAGGAGAAGTATCTCTATGATAAGATCGTGTTTGGCAAGAAGAGGAAAGTCCGAGAG GCAAACAAGCTTGCTGCCAAGAGAAAAGCCCACGATGATGCCTGCAAGGCtgacaagaagaagaagaagaagaaaaccaCAGGGAGAGAGTAA